A genome region from Ursus arctos isolate Adak ecotype North America unplaced genomic scaffold, UrsArc2.0 scaffold_18, whole genome shotgun sequence includes the following:
- the SET gene encoding protein SET: protein MSAPAAKVSKKELNSNHDGADETSEKEQQEAIEHIDEVQNEIDRLNEQASEEILKVEQKYNKLRQPFFQKRSELIAKIPNFWVTTFVNHPQVSALLGEEDEEALHYLTRVEVTEFEDIKSGYRIDFYFDENPYFENKVLSKEFHLNESGDPSSKSTEIKWKSGKDLTKRSSQTQNKASRKRQHEEPESFFTWFTDHSDAGADELGEVIKDDIWPNPLQYYLVPDMDDEEGEGEEDDDDDEEEEGLEDIDEEGDEDEGEEDEDDDEGEEGEEDEGEDD from the exons ATGTCGGCGCCGGCGGCCAAAGTCAGTAAAAAGGAGCTCAACTCCAACCACGACGGGGCCGACGAGACCTCAG aaaaagaacagcaagaaGCAATTGAACATATTGATGAAGTACAAAATGAAATAGACAG aCTTAATGAACAAGCCAGTGAGGAGATTTTGAAAGTAGAACAGAAATATAACAAACTCCGCCAACCATTTTTTCAGAAGAGGTCGGAATTGATCGCCAAAATCCCCAATTTTTGGGTAACAACATTTGTCAACCATCCACAAG TGTCTGCACTGCTTGGGGAGGAGGACGAAGAGGCACTGCATTATTTGACAAGAGTTGAAGTGACAGAATTTGAAGATATTAAATCAGGTTACAGAATAGATTTT TATTTTGATGAAAACCCTTACTTCGAAAATAAAGTTCTCTCCAAAGAATTTCATCTGAATGAGAGTGGTGATCCATCTTCAAAGTCCACCGAAATCAAATGGAAATCTGGAAAG GATTTGACGAAACGTTCAAGTCAAACACAGAATAAAGCCAGCAGGAAGAGACAGCATGAGGAACCAGAGAGCTTCTTCACCTGGTTTACTGACCATTCTGACGCAGGTGCAGATGAGTTAGGAGAGGTCATCAAAGATGATATTTGGCCAAATCCGTTACAGTACTACTTG GTTCCTGACATGGATgatgaagaaggggaaggagaagaagatgatgatgatgatgaagaagaagaaggattgGAAGATATTGACGAAGAAGGAGATGAGGATGAAGGTgaagaagatgaagatgatgatgagggggaggaaggagag GAGGATGAAGGAGAAGATGACTAA